The following coding sequences lie in one Conexivisphaerales archaeon genomic window:
- a CDS encoding nucleotide sugar dehydrogenase, giving the protein MYDICVIGLGYVGLPTACAFASSGFKTIGVDIRPDIVEKVNMGISYIPENELAAKVKEVVADGRLEATTDLSMAVKSSRTVIIAVQTPIEHGKIQLGYLLKACSSVANSLMQGTLVVIESTVPPGTTSNIVKPVFEEKGFRDGESYYLSYCPERIAPGNSLHEFLNNDRIIGFNNRISGEKALSVFRKVTKGKLHTTDIITAETVKLVENTARDVYIAFANELTKICSNIGIDTWEVIRLANTHPRVKILSPGPGVGGPCLTKDPYMLLQYRKGESANIQSLIVCARSVNENMYKDVLKLFYSYMPKDNSNRKIAVLGTAYKPDVADPRHSPSEMVIRELLEGGYEVYTFDPLCEESFGAKSAKSLEEAIDKAACCIIMVRHSSFMSYEPDDILSRMSNNAFVVDACGIFSGRNVDSKDNKVIMLGGKSAHGII; this is encoded by the coding sequence ATGTATGATATCTGCGTCATAGGCCTTGGTTACGTCGGACTGCCCACAGCCTGTGCATTCGCTTCAAGCGGCTTCAAGACCATAGGTGTCGATATTCGTCCAGATATAGTTGAAAAGGTTAACATGGGTATAAGCTACATACCTGAAAACGAACTGGCAGCAAAGGTAAAAGAGGTTGTTGCAGATGGCAGACTTGAGGCCACCACAGACCTGAGCATGGCTGTCAAATCATCAAGAACTGTCATAATTGCGGTTCAAACACCTATAGAGCACGGCAAGATCCAACTTGGCTATCTACTGAAAGCTTGCAGCTCTGTTGCCAATTCGCTTATGCAAGGGACACTTGTCGTTATTGAAAGCACTGTTCCTCCAGGCACAACGTCAAATATTGTAAAACCGGTCTTTGAAGAGAAGGGTTTCAGAGATGGTGAATCTTACTACCTGTCCTACTGTCCGGAAAGAATAGCGCCCGGCAATTCTCTTCATGAATTCTTGAACAACGACAGGATAATAGGATTTAACAACAGAATAAGCGGTGAGAAGGCGCTTAGTGTATTCAGGAAAGTGACAAAAGGTAAATTGCACACCACAGATATTATCACTGCGGAGACAGTAAAGCTGGTTGAAAACACAGCAAGAGATGTGTACATAGCGTTTGCGAATGAACTGACCAAAATATGCTCCAACATAGGGATCGATACATGGGAAGTGATAAGGCTTGCAAATACTCATCCGAGAGTAAAGATACTGAGTCCAGGGCCAGGTGTTGGAGGTCCATGTTTAACAAAGGATCCATACATGCTGCTGCAATACCGCAAGGGAGAATCAGCAAATATTCAGTCTCTCATTGTCTGTGCCAGGTCCGTAAACGAAAACATGTACAAGGATGTGCTAAAGCTGTTTTATTCTTACATGCCAAAAGATAACTCAAACAGGAAGATTGCTGTGTTAGGAACTGCATATAAACCAGATGTGGCTGACCCGAGGCACAGCCCTTCTGAAATGGTAATAAGAGAGCTTCTTGAAGGGGGTTACGAAGTGTACACATTTGACCCTCTTTGCGAAGAGTCGTTCGGTGCCAAATCTGCAAAATCGCTGGAGGAAGCAATAGATAAGGCAGCATGCTGCATAATAATGGTTAGACACAGTTCATTTATGTCTTATGAACCAGATGACATTCTTTCAAGAATGAGCAATAATGCATTCGTAGTTGATGCATGTGGTATTTTCAGCGGAAGAAATGTTGATTCAAAAGATAACAAAGTAATCATGTTAGGTGGCAAGAGCGCCCATGGGATAATCTAG
- the wecB gene encoding UDP-N-acetylglucosamine 2-epimerase (non-hydrolyzing), with product MQLICDGGGYAINICLILGTRPEIIKLSPLIRMLESKRFSYFIVHTGQHYSSFMNDVFFTGLNIPPPRYNLHVGSGSHAEETGKMLIGIEQVLKKEYPDVVLVQGDTNTTLAGALAASKLHILLGHVEAGLRSFDRRMPEELNRIVADHTSDMLFAPTRVSYSNLKNEGIESKRIFVTGNTIADAIHLYKDKISAAKVDGITAGESYFLCTLHREENVDNPSSLRKIAKGLGLVHDKTGKRIILPLHPRTEKRLTDYNLSLPKGIEVIKPLDYLTFVRLESQADLILTDSGGVQEEACILRVPCVTLRQNTERPETIRVGANVLAGTEPDSILEKAIVMLKRDRNWPNPFGNGRASAKILKIINEKMKEQQHSNELL from the coding sequence ATGCAGCTTATTTGTGATGGAGGTGGGTATGCAATAAACATCTGTTTGATACTTGGCACGAGACCAGAGATAATCAAGCTCTCCCCTCTGATTAGGATGCTTGAGTCAAAACGATTCAGCTACTTTATCGTTCACACAGGTCAGCACTACTCCAGTTTTATGAACGACGTATTTTTCACTGGTCTAAATATTCCACCCCCCAGATACAATCTGCATGTGGGCTCAGGCTCGCATGCAGAAGAAACAGGAAAGATGCTTATAGGCATAGAACAAGTTCTGAAGAAAGAATATCCTGATGTTGTTCTGGTTCAAGGCGATACAAACACGACACTTGCTGGTGCTCTTGCAGCATCCAAACTTCATATTTTGCTGGGGCACGTGGAGGCAGGTTTGCGCAGTTTTGACAGGAGAATGCCTGAAGAGCTTAACAGAATTGTTGCTGACCATACGTCAGATATGCTGTTTGCTCCAACAAGAGTTTCCTATTCGAATCTGAAGAACGAAGGAATAGAGTCAAAGAGAATCTTTGTCACAGGCAATACTATAGCCGACGCGATTCATCTGTACAAGGATAAAATATCTGCAGCAAAGGTCGATGGCATAACCGCTGGAGAGTCATACTTTTTATGTACGCTGCACAGAGAAGAGAATGTAGACAACCCTTCATCGCTGAGAAAGATAGCCAAGGGCCTAGGATTAGTGCATGATAAAACTGGCAAAAGGATCATATTACCTCTTCACCCGAGAACAGAGAAGAGGCTGACAGATTATAACCTGAGCCTTCCAAAAGGAATAGAGGTTATAAAGCCACTTGATTATCTTACATTTGTCAGGCTCGAGAGTCAGGCTGATTTGATACTGACCGATTCTGGGGGAGTTCAGGAAGAAGCATGTATACTGAGGGTGCCATGCGTGACGCTTAGACAAAACACGGAGAGACCCGAAACAATAAGAGTAGGTGCCAATGTATTAGCAGGAACTGAGCCTGATAGCATTCTTGAAAAAGCTATAGTCATGTTGAAAAGAGATAGAAACTGGCCTAATCCTTTCGGGAATGGCAGAGCATCTGCAAAGATTCTTAAAATAATAAATGAGAAGATGAAAGAGCAACAGCATTCTAACGAACTATTATAA
- a CDS encoding alkaline phosphatase family protein, which produces MSRRRLIFMIAGALIAILVAAYAIENTFSQPSSKDKIQHIIIIMQENRTFDNYFWTYPGQVGYNSSLCIPYNPSQPSLGCAKPRLSTDPALSGDLPHDWQSSWTSYANGSMDGFLEAANDNPAVMYYYNNQTIPNLWNYAEHYVLADEFFSSVKSYSQPNHWYMIAGAAPQVSLLQGSKQERNSCYDPNTKSLTLSTCTYINQAQEIQTIADQLTLHGISWKYYDTPIGPSDTLDKAIISGKAFDYWNPLDAKNSTYVDPSYRANVVAREQIFWDIGNGTLPQVSWVIPSPAISDHPPANITLGMWWITDLVNAVMQSQYWKNTVIIVLWDDYGGFFDTVPPPTVDSYGLSFRVPALIISPFAKQGYLDHTVYSFESTLKFIEWRFNLPPLNSRVANANNILDALNLEQAPLPPLIQPLSQQQLKTIQPFILQGSTSTPSPGGNQTTLQFINNDPD; this is translated from the coding sequence TTGAGCAGACGAAGACTCATATTCATGATAGCAGGCGCTTTAATAGCCATCTTAGTAGCAGCTTACGCTATTGAAAACACGTTTTCACAACCTTCCAGCAAAGATAAAATTCAACATATAATCATAATCATGCAGGAGAATAGAACTTTCGATAACTACTTCTGGACCTACCCCGGGCAGGTCGGATACAACTCCTCTCTTTGCATACCATATAACCCTAGCCAACCTTCACTTGGATGTGCAAAGCCTCGGCTTTCTACAGACCCAGCACTCTCGGGAGACCTTCCACATGACTGGCAGTCATCATGGACTTCCTATGCTAACGGTTCAATGGACGGATTCCTTGAGGCTGCAAACGACAACCCTGCAGTCATGTACTACTACAACAATCAAACGATACCCAACCTCTGGAATTATGCAGAGCACTATGTCCTAGCAGACGAGTTCTTCTCTTCTGTCAAGAGCTACAGCCAGCCGAACCACTGGTACATGATTGCAGGCGCCGCTCCACAGGTGTCCCTACTACAAGGGTCCAAACAGGAAAGGAACAGCTGCTATGACCCCAATACCAAGAGTCTTACTCTTTCGACATGCACCTACATCAACCAGGCGCAGGAGATACAGACAATTGCGGACCAGCTTACTCTACACGGAATATCTTGGAAATATTATGACACGCCTATCGGTCCTTCAGATACTCTTGACAAAGCTATAATCAGCGGAAAAGCCTTCGACTACTGGAACCCCCTCGATGCAAAGAACTCCACATATGTGGACCCCTCATACAGAGCGAACGTTGTTGCTCGGGAACAGATCTTCTGGGACATAGGGAATGGTACTTTGCCTCAGGTATCCTGGGTGATACCGAGCCCAGCTATAAGCGACCATCCTCCTGCTAATATAACGCTGGGGATGTGGTGGATCACCGATCTAGTTAATGCTGTGATGCAGAGCCAGTACTGGAAGAACACAGTAATCATCGTCCTTTGGGACGATTACGGTGGTTTCTTTGATACAGTCCCTCCTCCCACAGTCGACAGCTACGGTCTCAGCTTCAGGGTACCAGCACTGATAATATCTCCTTTTGCGAAACAGGGCTACCTCGACCACACAGTATACTCGTTCGAGTCTACACTCAAATTCATTGAGTGGCGATTCAACCTTCCTCCGCTGAACAGCAGGGTAGCTAATGCAAACAACATTCTGGATGCCTTAAATCTCGAACAGGCACCTCTACCTCCTTTAATTCAGCCCCTCTCCCAGCAGCAGCTGAAGACAATACAACCTTTCATACTGCAAGGTTCGACATCTACGCCCAGCCCAGGCGGAAACCAGACTACGCTTCAATTCATAAACAACGACCCTGACTGA
- the deoC gene encoding deoxyribose-phosphate aldolase yields MSKEDSIQGIEPSALALKIHNTLVLPEATKEDIRAFCLESAKYKFGAVVVQGCWTKYAKDLLNGSGVPVSVGVGFPMGGSTVESKLADIRKAIEMGADMFEYMPNLGFLRSGMDDEYLDEIRLVVHEAKGHPVRAMLELAILSPDEKIRAAKLAEKGGVAGVKNSSGWGRGGPATVEDIKLLRSAVSPSVHVKASGGIRDLSRALELLAAGADYLGTRSGVSIIEELKQRQRSVYP; encoded by the coding sequence TTGAGCAAGGAAGACAGCATTCAGGGGATAGAACCATCTGCGCTTGCGCTCAAAATTCACAACACACTTGTCCTGCCAGAAGCAACAAAGGAGGATATCAGAGCTTTCTGCCTTGAGTCTGCAAAATACAAATTTGGGGCAGTTGTAGTGCAGGGATGCTGGACCAAGTATGCCAAGGATCTGCTAAATGGGTCTGGTGTACCAGTATCCGTAGGTGTAGGATTTCCTATGGGTGGAAGCACAGTCGAATCAAAACTGGCTGATATCAGGAAAGCTATCGAGATGGGCGCTGACATGTTTGAATACATGCCAAACCTAGGATTCCTGAGATCAGGAATGGACGATGAGTATCTTGACGAGATAAGGCTGGTTGTGCATGAGGCGAAAGGACACCCAGTAAGAGCCATGTTAGAATTAGCAATACTGAGCCCTGACGAAAAGATTAGGGCTGCAAAGCTTGCAGAAAAAGGAGGTGTTGCTGGTGTCAAGAATTCAAGCGGCTGGGGTAGAGGCGGGCCAGCAACTGTAGAGGATATCAAACTGCTCAGAAGTGCAGTCAGTCCTTCAGTCCATGTGAAGGCTTCAGGCGGTATAAGAGACCTCTCAAGGGCCCTTGAACTTCTGGCTGCCGGTGCAGATTACCTGGGAACACGCTCAGGTGTCTCGATAATAGAGGAACTCAAGCAGAGACAGAGAAGTGTCTACCCGTGA
- the rbsK gene encoding ribokinase yields MKNGILVIGSYNVGLTISVERLPEPGETLLGYNYSEGHGGKGSNQAIAARRLGGKVSFVGCVGDDSFGKKALELWQSEGIDCSNVKVANARTGIGMIFVDKQGRNMIVVDPGANMLLDENDIDGLEDLFGGSALLLLQLEVNTNAVKRACHMAKKHGIKVILNPAPARILQDDILRNVDILTPNESELFGLLAEPPADMLQCSRELLKKGVGSVVVTLGKRGAMVVTSNDFYTVPAPEVDAVDPTGAGDAFNGALAVSLVEGEPLRQAVSFANYAGALKVRKREVIPGLPYRSELEEFRRNDILE; encoded by the coding sequence GTGAAAAATGGGATACTTGTTATTGGAAGCTACAACGTAGGATTAACGATCAGTGTAGAGAGGCTTCCAGAGCCTGGTGAAACTCTGCTTGGCTATAACTACTCAGAAGGACATGGGGGTAAAGGTTCAAACCAAGCGATAGCTGCAAGAAGGCTCGGAGGTAAAGTTAGCTTTGTAGGCTGTGTAGGTGATGATTCCTTTGGCAAAAAGGCACTTGAACTCTGGCAAAGTGAAGGAATAGACTGTTCAAACGTCAAGGTGGCAAATGCAAGGACAGGAATAGGGATGATCTTTGTCGATAAGCAGGGAAGAAATATGATTGTTGTTGACCCAGGTGCCAACATGCTCCTCGACGAAAATGACATAGATGGACTTGAAGATTTATTCGGTGGCTCAGCTTTACTGCTGCTTCAGCTTGAGGTGAACACCAATGCTGTTAAACGTGCCTGTCATATGGCAAAGAAACACGGGATAAAGGTGATACTGAACCCTGCTCCCGCAAGGATTCTTCAGGATGATATACTGCGCAATGTGGACATCCTGACTCCGAACGAATCAGAACTCTTTGGCCTTCTTGCCGAACCTCCTGCGGATATGCTGCAGTGCAGCAGGGAGTTGCTGAAAAAAGGCGTAGGTTCTGTTGTGGTCACACTTGGCAAAAGAGGAGCAATGGTAGTAACCAGTAACGATTTCTACACTGTACCAGCACCGGAAGTCGATGCTGTAGATCCTACAGGTGCAGGAGATGCGTTCAATGGAGCTTTAGCAGTAAGCCTGGTTGAAGGGGAACCTCTAAGACAGGCAGTCTCCTTTGCCAACTATGCAGGAGCACTCAAGGTCAGGAAGAGGGAAGTGATTCCAGGCCTGCCATACCGGTCAGAACTGGAAGAATTCAGGCGGAACGATATCCTTGAATGA
- a CDS encoding nucleoside hydrolase, with protein MAIGTYMLRLLIDTDTAGDDTTALMLALKSSNAKVEAITINCGNVNFDQQVENALYTVEVAGKSGKVPVYAGARFPLLKSWRTVEEVHGKDGMGNSYFPKPAQKPENKHAVDAIVELINDNPDEITVIEQAPMTNLALALRKDPAIAKKVKQIFFMGGSNQYLGNVTPAAEFNFWVDPDAAKIVLHSGAKMTMVGWEICMKYGLLTREEIKKIQELHTKESEFFMKVNRVARAFMKRVTGQDVISCPDSITVAMVLDPRIATSIKAKYVDVENASELTRGASIVDHLGITGLKANVDVVYEASKEKFFEMLYRMLKGERY; from the coding sequence ATGGCGATAGGTACATACATGCTTCGTCTGCTCATAGATACTGATACAGCCGGAGACGACACAACAGCTCTGATGCTCGCCCTTAAGTCAAGCAATGCTAAGGTTGAGGCTATAACGATCAATTGCGGCAATGTAAATTTTGACCAGCAGGTTGAGAACGCTCTTTACACAGTTGAGGTTGCAGGCAAATCAGGAAAGGTTCCAGTCTACGCTGGAGCTAGGTTCCCACTCTTAAAGAGCTGGAGAACTGTTGAGGAGGTACATGGTAAAGATGGCATGGGCAATTCCTACTTTCCCAAACCTGCTCAGAAGCCGGAAAACAAACATGCAGTCGATGCAATAGTGGAGCTGATAAACGATAATCCAGATGAGATCACAGTTATAGAGCAGGCACCCATGACTAACCTTGCTCTGGCCCTGAGAAAGGACCCAGCCATAGCCAAGAAGGTAAAGCAGATATTCTTCATGGGCGGCTCGAACCAGTATCTTGGAAATGTCACCCCAGCAGCCGAGTTCAATTTCTGGGTTGACCCAGATGCAGCAAAGATAGTCCTTCATTCAGGGGCTAAAATGACGATGGTAGGCTGGGAGATCTGCATGAAATATGGTCTTCTTACAAGGGAAGAGATCAAGAAAATACAGGAACTGCACACCAAGGAATCAGAATTTTTCATGAAGGTGAACAGGGTTGCGAGGGCCTTCATGAAAAGAGTTACAGGTCAGGATGTCATCTCTTGCCCAGACAGCATTACAGTAGCCATGGTATTGGACCCCAGGATAGCAACATCAATCAAGGCAAAGTATGTTGATGTAGAGAATGCGAGTGAGCTGACAAGAGGGGCAAGCATAGTGGACCACCTTGGCATAACTGGTTTGAAGGCAAATGTGGATGTAGTTTATGAGGCATCAAAGGAAAAGTTCTTCGAAATGCTTTACAGGATGCTAAAAGGCGAAAGATACTGA
- a CDS encoding ATP-binding cassette domain-containing protein: MHPAISTMPDARKADRDLAFKVENLSFVYFEANEYAIRNISLEIRKGDFVGILGPSRAGKTTLCLALTGLIPHDVVGDMEGTVWLNGIDTATMPVHELSKNYGFVFDNPEYQLSQATVEEEVALGLENRGVDPDQMRAIIDDVLHIMGLDGYQKRSPFELSGGQQQRLAIATMLVSRPSILILDEPTSFLDPRGKQEVYEALRLLNQQGLTIVLVDHEVELMAQVVKKMYIMYKGEIRMSGTPSEVFRNVEGLEEIGLRVPQSAEVVVKAVPNYPRVPLTVDDALGIIEARIKRNEKGSER; the protein is encoded by the coding sequence TTGCATCCTGCAATCTCGACAATGCCTGATGCTAGAAAAGCTGATAGAGATCTGGCATTCAAGGTTGAGAACCTCAGCTTTGTATATTTTGAAGCCAACGAATATGCAATTAGAAACATTTCTCTCGAGATTCGCAAGGGAGACTTCGTAGGTATCCTTGGACCATCCAGAGCAGGGAAGACCACTCTCTGTCTGGCCCTAACAGGGCTTATACCGCATGACGTTGTGGGAGATATGGAGGGGACTGTCTGGCTCAACGGAATAGACACAGCAACGATGCCTGTTCATGAGCTGAGCAAGAACTACGGATTCGTGTTTGACAACCCAGAGTACCAGCTGAGTCAGGCTACTGTTGAGGAGGAGGTAGCTCTGGGGCTTGAAAACAGGGGAGTCGACCCTGACCAGATGAGAGCCATCATAGACGATGTGCTACACATAATGGGCCTCGACGGCTACCAGAAGCGCTCACCTTTTGAGCTCTCCGGAGGCCAGCAACAGAGGCTTGCCATTGCTACAATGCTCGTCTCAAGGCCTTCGATACTCATACTCGACGAGCCGACAAGCTTTCTGGACCCAAGAGGAAAGCAGGAGGTATATGAAGCGTTAAGGCTTCTGAACCAGCAGGGACTGACAATTGTGCTGGTTGACCATGAAGTTGAGTTGATGGCGCAGGTTGTCAAAAAGATGTACATAATGTACAAAGGTGAGATACGCATGAGTGGAACTCCTAGCGAAGTCTTCAGAAACGTCGAAGGGCTTGAAGAAATAGGTCTGAGAGTTCCTCAGAGCGCAGAAGTTGTGGTCAAGGCAGTACCAAACTACCCCAGAGTCCCTCTGACGGTAGATGATGCTCTGGGCATTATAGAAGCCAGGATTAAAAGGAATGAAAAAGGGTCTGAGAGATGA
- a CDS encoding energy-coupling factor ABC transporter ATP-binding protein, with translation MRGIISVDGVWFSYPNNVTALKDINLAFNEGSITALIGQNGSGKTTLAKLMNALLKPTKGRVVVDGVETTDKFPYEMAKIVGYSFQNPTHQLYSHTVEAELMAGPRNLGLSEEEAKSRAEEAIKLFNLQGLQQLRPSALSFPLKKLVCLASVYTMKPKVMVLDEPTTGQDHVGLQMIQNFITTIKSLGITVIIITHDMRLVAERAEQVVVMALGRVVKTGTPDEIFLDEQVMEAAALRPPQIMELSSRLDNDIPNHGGASRTVEEEVRKIKRILGDSMT, from the coding sequence ATGAGAGGTATAATCTCAGTAGATGGTGTCTGGTTCAGCTATCCAAACAACGTGACTGCACTGAAGGACATCAACCTTGCCTTCAACGAAGGAAGCATAACAGCCTTGATCGGACAGAACGGCTCAGGAAAGACTACACTGGCCAAGCTGATGAACGCACTTCTCAAGCCAACAAAGGGAAGGGTTGTAGTGGATGGGGTAGAGACCACAGACAAGTTTCCGTATGAGATGGCCAAGATTGTGGGTTATTCCTTCCAGAACCCCACCCATCAGTTGTATTCCCATACTGTCGAAGCCGAACTCATGGCTGGACCCAGGAATTTGGGTCTGTCTGAAGAGGAAGCTAAATCTAGGGCTGAAGAAGCAATAAAGCTATTCAACCTTCAGGGGCTACAGCAGCTGCGGCCTAGTGCACTTTCATTTCCCCTCAAGAAACTAGTCTGCCTTGCCTCTGTGTACACGATGAAGCCGAAGGTGATGGTCTTGGATGAGCCCACAACCGGCCAGGACCACGTTGGCCTTCAGATGATACAGAACTTCATTACAACGATCAAGTCACTCGGCATCACCGTTATAATCATCACCCATGACATGCGTCTTGTCGCAGAAAGGGCTGAGCAGGTGGTTGTAATGGCATTGGGCAGAGTTGTTAAGACTGGTACGCCTGACGAGATATTCCTCGACGAGCAGGTGATGGAGGCAGCAGCTCTTAGACCTCCACAGATAATGGAGCTGAGCTCCAGGCTGGATAATGACATCCCTAACCATGGCGGTGCGTCACGTACAGTTGAAGAAGAGGTCAGGAAGATTAAGAGGATACTGGGTGATTCGATGACATGA
- a CDS encoding energy-coupling factor transporter transmembrane component T encodes MKLVFYIPGTTWLHNLYPLTKLTTFICVMVIAFAFQNPLPSYAMAAFSMIVAAMLGSKYFMSILRPLILIFPAICAMIFFQAFFPIVAAPRPFHFLNFTIYYNGLYYGLELAGRVLLAISWGILVFVVTHPGDLFTALRRIKVPYLAGFMVVTMLQFVPILMAESNTIMEAQQSRGLRLRGFRAILPNLVPLFVGAWERAQVLAMSMEVRGVGSSGVKTSFRKVRIRLVDKIILAGSIIATAIITWYSAIHGFFNGINTWVAPPVFAGSVALVALVGFFVTMGVAVASYRA; translated from the coding sequence ATGAAGCTTGTCTTCTACATACCTGGAACTACTTGGCTGCATAACCTCTATCCTCTCACAAAACTGACCACTTTCATCTGCGTAATGGTTATTGCGTTCGCATTCCAGAACCCCTTACCATCATATGCAATGGCTGCTTTTTCTATGATAGTTGCTGCGATGCTAGGTAGTAAATACTTCATGAGCATACTTAGGCCTCTAATACTGATCTTTCCTGCAATATGTGCTATGATATTCTTTCAAGCTTTTTTCCCTATAGTCGCTGCACCAAGGCCCTTTCACTTTCTCAACTTCACAATTTACTACAACGGCCTTTACTATGGCCTTGAGTTGGCGGGAAGAGTCCTATTAGCTATAAGCTGGGGAATTCTTGTCTTTGTCGTAACTCATCCAGGAGACCTCTTCACGGCTCTGAGAAGAATCAAGGTTCCTTACCTGGCTGGGTTTATGGTTGTCACCATGCTGCAATTCGTACCAATTCTTATGGCAGAATCTAACACCATAATGGAAGCCCAGCAGTCAAGGGGTCTCAGGCTAAGAGGGTTTAGAGCCATTCTGCCAAACCTAGTACCGCTATTTGTAGGGGCTTGGGAAAGAGCCCAGGTTCTTGCGATGAGCATGGAGGTAAGAGGGGTTGGCTCTTCAGGCGTAAAGACAAGCTTCAGGAAAGTAAGGATAAGGCTGGTCGATAAGATAATTTTGGCTGGAAGCATAATAGCAACAGCAATAATCACATGGTATTCAGCCATCCATGGTTTCTTCAACGGAATAAACACATGGGTTGCTCCTCCAGTCTTTGCAGGGTCGGTGGCTTTGGTTGCGTTGGTAGGGTTCTTCGTCACTATGGGGGTTGCAGTTGCCAGCTACAGGGCTTGA
- a CDS encoding BtpA/SgcQ family protein, with product MNTDDIEPAWARRFYGQRMRSFTEVFRTEKPIIGMVHLMPLPGAPAYNGESMDEIIEYSIRDAKALVENGIDGIIVENMWDLPYYVGKNVPPEEMVAHGVAAREIIKAAGVPAGITVIHNGGRVTMAIAKAAGAKFIRVDLLTGAYLWDTGELDHGIAADLLRLRKQLFASDIKLFADVYKKHAVMFPGIDPETHAIWTDFYMADALIATGRMTGQETPVELVKRIKKAAPERKVLIGSGLSEDNAEKLLAVADGAIVGTWLKKKGIAMNPVDPQRVKRLMAIAKRLR from the coding sequence ATGAATACAGATGATATAGAACCTGCTTGGGCAAGGAGATTTTATGGCCAGCGAATGAGATCATTCACTGAAGTCTTCAGGACGGAGAAGCCAATAATAGGCATGGTCCATCTTATGCCTTTGCCAGGTGCACCGGCATACAACGGTGAAAGCATGGATGAGATAATAGAATATTCGATCAGAGACGCGAAGGCGCTGGTAGAAAACGGTATTGACGGGATAATTGTCGAAAATATGTGGGACTTACCATATTATGTTGGTAAAAACGTACCACCAGAAGAAATGGTAGCGCATGGTGTGGCAGCAAGAGAGATAATCAAGGCAGCAGGAGTTCCTGCTGGTATTACGGTTATACACAACGGCGGCAGGGTAACTATGGCAATAGCAAAGGCGGCAGGCGCCAAATTCATACGTGTTGACCTCTTGACAGGAGCATACCTCTGGGACACAGGAGAGCTTGACCACGGAATCGCAGCAGACCTATTGCGACTCAGAAAGCAGCTTTTCGCCTCTGACATTAAACTCTTTGCAGATGTCTACAAGAAACATGCAGTTATGTTTCCTGGAATAGACCCGGAAACCCATGCTATCTGGACCGATTTTTACATGGCTGATGCACTTATAGCAACGGGCAGAATGACTGGTCAGGAGACACCTGTTGAACTTGTGAAGAGAATAAAGAAGGCAGCCCCTGAAAGAAAGGTTCTAATTGGTAGTGGATTATCTGAGGACAATGCCGAGAAGCTGCTAGCCGTAGCTGATGGCGCAATAGTTGGTACATGGCTAAAGAAGAAAGGTATAGCGATGAATCCCGTTGACCCTCAGAGAGTAAAAAGGTTGATGGCTATAGCGAAAAGGCTCCGCTAA